A stretch of the Hypomesus transpacificus isolate Combined female chromosome 12, fHypTra1, whole genome shotgun sequence genome encodes the following:
- the LOC124474656 gene encoding heparan-sulfate 6-O-sulfotransferase 3-B-like, translated as MEEKLNKLLVIPILGVIFVMIGYQYICPAGSNSCHFSTGEKLSDVYRKHSWNDIFVDRENDKDGSSKIQSKFNFTDRDLERRIDFNIKGDDVIVFLHIQKTGGTTFGRHLVKNIKLEQPCDCMPEQKKCTCHRPGKEESWLFSRFSTGWSCGLHADWTELTNCVPVVMNKKDKKNVQRNRRNFYYITMLRDPVSRYLSEWKHVQRGATWKTALHTCDGRSPTEDELPACYHGDDWTGVTLNGFMDCPSNLANNRQVRMLADLSLVGCYNLSSMSEQERGRVLLASAKANLRNMAFYGLTEFQRKTQFLFERTFGLRFIQAFTQINSTRASSVGVGEGALRRRIEGLNALDVELYEYAKELFLRRYQYSRQRQHLEERLRRRLARKRQHTASASQRRRLEEDEAVGTTEDYGSQVVRW; from the exons ATGGAGGAGAAGTTGAACAAACTCTTGGTGATTCCGATTCTGGGGGTTATTTTTGTTATGATCGGATACCAGTATATATGCCCCGCTGGTAGTAACTCATGTCACTTCAGCACCGGGGAAAAGTTGAGTGATGTGTACAGAAAACATTCCTGGAACGACATTTTCGTGGACCGAGAGAACGACAAAGACGGTTCTTCTAAGATCCAGTCCAAATTCAATTTCACTGACCGAGACCTTGAACGCCGCATAGACTTTAACATCAAAGGAGACGACGTTATTGTGTTTCTACACATTCAAAAGACAGGGGGGACCACTTTCGGACGACACCTTGTTAAAAACATTAAACTCGAGCAACCATGCGACTGCATGCCTGAACAGAAAAAATGCACATGTCACCGTCCGGGCAAAGAGGAATCGTGGCTGTTCTCCAGGTTCTCAACGGGGTGGAGTTGTGGGTTGCACGCAGACTGGACCGAGCTCACGAACTGTGTGCCAGTAGTGATGAATAAAAAAGACAAGAAGAATGTCCAGAGGAATCGACG GAACTTCTACTACATCACCATGCTGAGGGACCCGGTCTCCCGCTACCTGAGCGAGTGGAAGCACGTGCAGCGTGGGGCCACCTGGAAGACCGCCCTCCACACGTGCGATGGCCGCTCACCCACCGAAGACGAGCTGCCTGCCTGTTATCACGGCGACGACTGGACGGGCGTCACCCTGAACGGGTTCATGGACTGCCCCTCCAACCTGGCCAACAACCGGCAGGTGCGCATGCTGGCCGACCTCAGCCTGGTGGGCTGCTACAACCTGTCCTCCATGAGCGAGCAGGAGCGTGGCCGCGTCCTGCTGGCCAGTGCCAAGGCCAACCTCCGGAACATGGCCTTCTACGGCCTGACAGAGTTCCAGCGCAAGACACAGTTCCTGTTTGAGCGGACGTTCGGCCTGCGCTTCATCCAGGCCTTCACGCAGATCAACAGCACGCGGGCGTCCAGCGTGGGCGTCGGGGAAGGGGCGTTGCGGCGTCGCATCGAGGGCCTCAACGCGCTGGACGTGGAGCTGTACGAGTACGCCAAAGAGCTCTTCCTTCGGCGCTACCAGTACAGCCGCCAGAGACAGCACTTGGAGGAAAGGCTGAGGCGGAGGCTGGCGAGGAAGAGGCAGCACACAGCCTCCGCCTCGCAGCGCAGGAGGCTTGAGGAAGACGAGGCGGTAGGGACCACTGAGGACTACGGTAGCCAAGTGGTACGCTGGTGA
- the LOC124474491 gene encoding nuclear receptor subfamily 4 group A member 2-like, with product MPCVQAQCGSSPQGASPASQSASIHSAEERSCDFLTPEFVKFSMDLTNTEIAATTSLPNFGAVMDSYNSSYDVKSPCLFQMSVPGEQAYVKVEDVPVHGYHHPAHHQLHQSNEVLTSPGSAYYKSPSPQTPTTTHFQSPASHAGLWDDSGHRCSFHQDYLTVAHRMDQCKNALSRFSLFSLKQFQPGHSSSTCQMRFDGSLHVDTPCAHHLLESQGIFGASGLRKQHGVVFPSIQLGHGHHFMDNQVPSPPSRGPPSNDGLCAVCGDNAACQHYGVRTCEGCKGFFKRTVQKNAKYVCLAGKNCPVDKRRRNRCQYCRFQKCLVVGMVKEVVRTANLKGRRGRLPSKRPPDSSPPVNILNALVSAHVESNPSLSRLDYSNFQVNPDGPAGDDVQHIQQFYDVLTIAMDIIRGWAQNIPGFIDLTQQDQDLLFESAFLELFVLRLAYRSDPKDGKLIFCNGLVLHRFQCRRGFGEWVDTIMEFSSNLQDMKIDVPTFSCIAALAIVTERHGLKEPRRVEELQSKIVKCLKDQLNINDAELCQPHHLSKLLEKLPELRTLCTQGLQRIFYLKLEDLVPPPAIIDKLFLDTLPF from the exons ATGCCTTGCGTTCAGGCTCAGTGCGGCTCATCCCCTCAAGGAGCCAGCCCAGCTTCCCAGAGCGCAAGCATCCACTCCGCCGAGGAACGCAGCTGCGACTTCTTGACGCCGGAGTTTGTCAAATTCAGCATGGACCTCACTAATACTGAAATCGCAGCCACCACCTCTCTTCCGAATTTCGGCGCTGTGATGGACAGTTATAATTCTAGCTACGACGTCAAGTCGCCCTGTTTGTTTCAAATGTCCGTTCCGGGAGAACAGGCTTACGTGAAAGTTGAGGATGTCCCTGTGCATGGATACCACCATCCAGCCCACCATCAACTACACCAGTCCAACGAAGTGCTCACTTCCCCCGGATCTGCGTACTACAAGTCACCGTCGCCACAGACACCAACCACAACTCATTTTCAAAGTCCAGCCAGCCATGCCGGCCTATGGGACGACTCGGGACACCGGTGCAGCTTCCATCAGGATTATTTGACCGTGGCGCACAGAATGGACCAATGCAAAAACGCTCTATCCagattttccttgttttctttaAAGCAATTCCAACCTGGCCACTCCTCGTCTACTTGTCAAATGAGATTTGACGGTTCTCTCCACGTGGATACACCGTGCGCGCATCATTTACTGGAGAGTCAGGGTATCTTTGGAGCCAGCGGGCTGCGGAAACAACACGGCGTAGTGTTTCCTTCAATCCAACTTGGTCACGGACACCACTTTATGGATAATCAGGTTCCTTCGCCGCCGAGTCGGGGACCCCCCAGTAATGATGGATTGTGCGCGGTGTGTGGAGATAATGCTGCATGCCAACACTACGGCGTGCGCACCTGTGAAGGCTGCAAGGGATTCTTTAAG CGCACGGTCCAGAAAAACGCCAAATACGTTTGTTTAGCTGGTAAAAACTGCCCTGTGGATAAACGAAGGAGAAATAGATGTCAATATTGCCGCTTCCAAAAGTGCCTTGTTGTGGGAATGGTGAaggaag TGGTTAGGACGGCGAATTTGAAGGGTCGGCGAGGTCGGTTACCTTCCAAACGTCCACCGGATTCGTCTCCACCTGTCAACATCCTAAATGCGCTCGTGAGTGCCCATGTGGAGTCCAACCCCTCTCTGTCACGACTCGACTACTCCAAC TTTCAAGTTAACCCCGACGGCCCAGCTGGAGATGACGTGCAGCACATACAGCAGTTCTATGACGTCTTGACCATCGCCATGGACATCATTCGTGGTTGGGCGCAAAATATACCAGGGTTTATCGACCTAACACAACAGGATCAAGATCTTCTCTTCGAATCTGCGTTCTTGGAGCTCTTCGTCCTGCGCCTGGCATACAG GTCCGACCCAAAGGACGGAAAGCTAATATTTTGCAATGGACTTGTTTTGCACCGGTTCCAGTGCAGGCGAGGCTTTGGAGAGTGGGTTGATACCATCATGGAGTTCTCTTCTAATCTGCAAGACATGAAAATAGACGTTCCAACTTTCTCTTGTATAGCCGCTTTGGCCATCGTGACAG AGAGACACGGATTAAAGGAACCGAGGAGAGTGGAAGAACTTCAAAGTAAGATAGTGAAGTGCTTGAAGGACCAACTAAATATAAACGATGCAGAGCTTTGTCAACCACATCATTTATCAAAACTGTTGGAAAAACTACCTGAACTTCGCACGCTGTGTACTCAGGGTTTGCAACGGATTTTCTACTTGAAGCTGGAAGACTTGGTCCCTCCACCCGCTATCATAGACAAGCTATTCCTCGATACTTTGCCCTTTTAA